The Candidatus Celerinatantimonas neptuna DNA segment TATTTATAAACAAACTCAGCTCAAAAAACAGTTAGAAGAAACCGAGGAACAATGGCTTGGTTACATGGAAGAGCTTGAAAATATAACTGAATAATTCGATTAGATGACAATCCTTCTAATAAGAAAATGATTAATAATTTTAAATTTACCCCAGTTGGATGAATCAATCTAATAATCAGTTTATTACTATAAACACGCTTGTTACTATCTTTTTGCTTGTACTTGCTTTGACAGCGCCCGGCTTCCTGCCGGGTTCTTTTTTATTACTTTCACTTCATTATCTCAACATTCAATAACAATGCTATATACACGTCAGATTTATATTAAATATGATGAACTAAACCATTAAATATCAATATGTACCTGCTGAATCCTTTCAGCTCTTATAAAAATGTTAACTAATTCATCATTTCATCACTATTATCCATGATAATATATTTTTCAGATATTTTTTGTTCCCAGATAAAATCAAAAATAGACAATATGTATGTTTTTACAAATAACCTCTGGACAAAAATGGGTCAGAATTAATCCTAGCCATGGATAATAACCACGTTTTATTTGGTGATTATTGATACTATACCTAGACAGTTTTCTGATATGAGGCAGAAGATTAAGTACAGCCAGTTCAACCCAATTATCAATGGCTCAATGACCGCTGAATTTAACAAAAAAAATTCATGTAGTCACTTATCACAAAGCGACCTTATCTAATAAGGTGAAGTTTAGTTAAATAAAACCAGGTTTTAATTTTAAATACAGCTTACAGGAAAAGTTCAAAAATAAGAAAAGTCTGATTGATTACAGCCGCCCTCATCTCTCAATGACCACCGGGAAATAAGCTGATTTTGTCAAATCTCATTATTTAATGACCCATTTGATTTTATGTCTTGTAGGAGCAATCCTCGTTTTCCTGAAGGAAAAATAAAATTTCGAAGTAAAACAGACAATAAATAATCTTTTAGAGGTTATTAACAATTTCCACAAATAACCTGAATCTTTCTCATTTAGCAAAGAGAAATCAGGCCTATGACGACACAATGACATCGTTACAACACCAATCTTTAAATAGGACTCGATGGATTGTATAAAAGGATTTTTTATCTGAAATTAGGGTTAATTTAACTTAAAGACTCCGAAAAAAATCAGTGTTCAGGCTATCTGGATCAACCGGATAAAACCTATATCTGTTAAAAATCTTTATGGACTAAACCTTGGAGGGTTACAAATAAAATGATAAATTTTTTAGAAAAAATATTTCAAATCGAGCACAAATATTAATAAAAAGGTCATTGTTTAGCTAATGACCTTTACTATAAAATATATTCTAGAGCTGATAATTAGTCAACTGAGAAGCAACTTGTTCCAGCTTAGGTTGAGCAACATCATCCCCCAAAGCCAATCCTTCAACATATATAACATCAACATCATTAATACCGAGGAAACCAAGCAATAACTTCAAATAAGGAATCTGATAGTCACTTCCATTATCCTTATACATCCCACCACGCGTGGTTACAACCAACGCCTTCGTATCTTCAATCAATCCTACAGGGCCATTTTCAGTATAAGTAAATGTTTCACCTGCCCGGGCAACAAAATCAATCCAGGTTTTTAACTGCGTTGGAATCGCAAAATTATACATAGGTGCAGCAATAATTAATAAATCTGCATCTTTAACTTCTTTGATTAGTTCATCAGACAAAGCCTGAGCTTGTTTTTGTCGCTCATTTAATTCACCAGTCGGGCGAAGCATGCCAACCAACTCACCATCCAATACGGGAACAGGATTAGCAGCTAAATCGCGGACCGTGATCTGTGCATTTTGATGCTCTTTCACAAACTGGTCCATTAATTTAGATGATTGAGAATATTCCCCCAATACACTGGTTTTCAACACTAAAACTTTTTTCATATTGGTCTCCCTTCATAAAGTCAAACCAGTCTAGCATTCAAAAAAAATCAAATAAATTCCATTATATCGGCTTAATCTTTCTATTTTATAGAATCATTCAAGGTTAGGAGCCAACCAACGTTCAGCTTCTTCAAGAGTCATACTCGCTCTCTTGGAATAATCCTCTAATT contains these protein-coding regions:
- the azoR gene encoding FMN-dependent NADH-azoreductase — translated: MKKVLVLKTSVLGEYSQSSKLMDQFVKEHQNAQITVRDLAANPVPVLDGELVGMLRPTGELNERQKQAQALSDELIKEVKDADLLIIAAPMYNFAIPTQLKTWIDFVARAGETFTYTENGPVGLIEDTKALVVTTRGGMYKDNGSDYQIPYLKLLLGFLGINDVDVIYVEGLALGDDVAQPKLEQVASQLTNYQL